A single genomic interval of Penicillium psychrofluorescens genome assembly, chromosome: 2 harbors:
- a CDS encoding uncharacterized protein (ID:PFLUO_002512-T1.cds;~source:funannotate) — MSGRRLLDAFQFLNVSKNVAAKHLAIRQHQLDRYTRTSSLTKGIKDQTEGLILTAQAAAALARRVNDPSPPPPPPSGAPSPADSPSPNPSPNSAPVAPNAASSPSSATSLPSEQARILQRRAEFQVPASAAEYQGNEKPDALNVSNQQDVFYEPSQHSTPGLSALPRVKVPKATGDAQEGGTDGLNADVFQSAVGPDKQAAQNEQPELPEEMMQGLFHSRKVSSKLSGKPIPEWKTKNWRQAGNPTTTATTPSAQAEAKAHAEVEEMEKLGASVAEDITPASEVVADVNKDVAYQMMESRVPSSRLARLWQYGGLATSMAFGAVGETVRRATGSQDSGSIMFSAGNMERLVGKLSKMRGAALKLGQMLSFQDSKMLPEPIAQVLQRVQDRADYMPASQRDKVLADNLGPNWRDLYTTFNEVPMAAASIGQVHSAVLKSTGKPVAVKVQYPGVADSIDSDLNNLSILLTASRLLPRGLYLDKTIANARTELAWECDYVREAEGAQRFRELLRDDPVFVVPEIMQEASGKHVLTMEMLEGVAVTKVQNFSQEQRDWIGTQLMRLCLREITEFHYMQTDPNWTNFLYNATTNRIELLDFGASREFPTEFITTYVRTLVAAAHNDRAACHDLSVELGYLTGLESTAMADAHVSSILTIAEPFMQSSPDLYDFRNQTITDRVRDLIPLMIRERLAPPPEETYSLHRKLSGAFLLCARLGSRVPCKELFATAIRRAQQQGLPVTHSAT; from the exons ATGTCAGGCAGGCGTCTGCTCGATGCCTTTCAATTCCTCAATGTCTCTAAAAATGTCGCCGCCAAGCACCTGGCTAttcgccagcaccagctcgACCGATACACGCGCACCTCGTCACTCACCAAGGGCATCAAGGACCAGACCGAGGGGCTGATCCTAACCGCGCAGGCGGCTGCCGCCCTCGCCCGTCGCGTCAATGATCCctcgccaccaccacctccgccgagCGGTGCCCCTTCGCCGGCAGATTCGCCCTCGCCTAACCCATCGCCCAACTCTGCTCCTGTAGCCCCCAACGCCGCCAGCTCCCCGTCATCTGCAACCTCGCTTCCTTCCGAGCAAGCTCGAATCCTCCAACGCCGGGCGGAATTCCAGGTCCCGGCCTCCGCTGCAGAATATCAGGGCAATGAGAAGCCGGATGCTTTGAATGTGAGCAATCAGCAGGATGTCTTCTACGAGCCTTCACAGCATTCCACCCCGGGCCTCTCCGCACTTCCCCGGGTCAAGGTACCGAAGGCCACAGGCGATGCCCAGGAGGGGGGAACAGATGGCCTCAATGCAGATGTCTTTCAATCGGCGGTGGGGCCCGACAAGCAGGCTGCTCAGAATGAACAGCCAGAGCtgccggaggagatgatgCAGGGATTGTTTCACAGCCGGAAGGTCTCGAGCAAGTTGTCCGGGAAGCCGATTCCCGAATGGAAGACCAAAAATTGGCGGCAAGCCGGgaatcccaccaccaccgccaccactCCCAGCGCTCAGGCGGAAGCCAAGGCGCATGCGGAGGTGGAAGAAATGGAGAAGCTGGGGGCTAGCGTTGCAGAGGATATCACACCAGCCTCGGAAGTGGTTGCCGATGTGAACAAGGACGTAGCCTACCAGATGATGGAATCCCGGGTACCCTCGTCGCGACTAGCTAGGCTGTGGCAATATGGCGGGCTGGCGACCTCAATGGCATTTGGGGCTGTCGGTGAGACTGTTCGCCGTGCTACCGGCAGTCAGGACAGTGGTTCCATCATGTTCAGCGCCGGTAATATGGAACGACTGGTGGGCAAACTGTCCAAGATGCGAGGTGCCGCTCTGAAGCTGGGCCAGATGCTAAGCTTCCAAG ATTCCAAAATGTTGCCCGAGCCTATCGCGCAGGTCCTCCAGCGCGTCCAAGATCGGGCTGACTACATGCCCGCCTCCCAGCGAGACAAGGTCCTGGCCGACAACCTCGGCCCTAACTGGCGGGACCTGTATACCACTTTCAACGAAGTTCCTATGGCGGCTGCCTCCATTGGTCAAGTGCATTCTGCCGTCCTCAAAAGCACGGGCAAACCGGTGGCAGTCAAGGTGCAATACCCAGGAGTCGCCGACTCGATCGACTCCGATCTGAATAACTTGTCCATTCTTCTCACGGCAtcccgtcttcttccgcgAGGCCTGTATCTCGACAAGACGATTGCCAATGCACGAACCGAGCTTGCCTGGGAATGCGACTACGTCCGCGAAGCCGAGGGCGCCCAGCGTTTCCGCGAGCTCCTCCGCGATGACCCCGTCTTCGTGGTTCCCGAGATCATGCAAGAGGCGTCGGGCAAGCATGTATTGAcgatggagatgctggaggGCGTCGCTGTTACCAAGGTCCAGAATTTCTCTCAGGAGCAGCGCGACTGGATCGGCACCCAACTCATGCGACTGTGTCTCCGCGAGATCACCGAATTCCACTACATGCAGACGGATCCCAACTGGACCAACTTTTTGTacaatgccaccaccaaccgCATCGAGCTGCTCGATTTCGGGGCCTCGCGCGAGTTCCCCACCGAGTTCATCACCACCTACGTGCGCACCCTCGTTGCAGCCGCCCACAACGACCGCGCCGCCTGCCACGACCTCTCCGTCGAATTAGGCTACCTCACCGGCCTAGAATccaccgccatggccgacgcccacgtctcctccatcctcaccatcgccgagccCTTCATGCAATCCTCCCCGGATCTCTACGACTTCCGCAATCAAACCATCACCGACCGCGTCCGTGACCTGATCCCACTGATGATCCGTGAGCGCCTTGCGCCCCCGCCCGAGGAGACGTACAGTCTCCACCGCAAGCTGAGTGGTgccttcttgctctgtgCTCGTCTGGGCAGTCGAGTGCCCTGTAAAGAGCTTTTTGCTACGGCTATTCGccgcgcccagcagcagggctTGCCGGTAACTCACTCGGCTacttga
- a CDS encoding uncharacterized protein (ID:PFLUO_002515-T1.cds;~source:funannotate), producing the protein MYSLATQFTVGAPPSLCSASDYSYETKLAVPTGYIDIAGGGTGWGPEGSIWNISTGAGAKLTDMKAECQGSACTGISGNKDNSGKMIRRPDGSWFMNVTADMQSSLMISGLLLADTTGQSTGGNNTYPLDVVAVPPCGLPVAENCTSRNFTPDPQQWEAYQVDSFLKSYLSKHDINSFEALVNQAQSDFEPKMDANGKTCDITNSNFNCEPPLNIECSSDPTADEIRGVIMTTAIVEFVNFMSTLYQSVSTVSGSIGSELDAITSNFWVPAATETWTEIMSVLSSVIGLMIAGFVILDAVTDAAFTPFLVAGSIVASNAFGLAGNAGNLANPSDTDTEFEQNSKYETGAQNMLSQVMNGFDVLIKTNETGQTGISKVIGGGAWVGSGVKSFFNTDGIGANITGWYEELMIAQFITKALTDNDAYILFLPYGDNVPYNGKAWGFNQTMCEDHWTNDPSWNYYAACDITFGPSGPPGMSVFTRPSSEGSSSDSWVKPLSYKGKNITGWDIMASSIWGQQQHGFNFTYLSDNFTSIVSQGGLSAVSSIFSNVAIDQPGLYNVPVCLVKDLVYMPGVDQVMSDTDNNEGVDGYYHADDPCTCATYGYTSPDGNTGNFTDFVSSKVQDSISGDCSVSGDMRSPDDVSYGYGY; encoded by the coding sequence ATGTATAGCTTGGCTACCCAATTCACAGTGGGAGCTCCGCCAAGTCTCTGCTCCGCAAGCGACTACTCGTACGAAACAAAATTGGCAGTCCCTACAGGATACATCGATATCGCGGGTGGAGGTACTGGCTGGGGCCCGGAAGGTTCCATCTGGAACATCTCTACCGGCGCTGGGGCTAAGTTGACCGACATGAAAGCCGAGTGCCAGGGCAGCGCATGTACAGGCATTTCCGGTAACAAGGATAACAGTGGGAAGATGATCCGGCGACCGGATGGCAGTTGGTTTATGAACGTCACGGCCGACATGCAATCCTCACTGATGATTTCGGGCCTGCTTCTTGCTGATACAACTGGTCAATCCACTGGGGGCAACAATACGTATCCTCTAGACGTCGTGGCCGTACCGCCGTGCGGTTTGCCCGTTGCGGAAAACTGCACCAGCCGAAACTTCACTCCTGATCCTCAACAATGGGAAGCCTACCAAGTGGACTCGTTCCTCAAGTCGTACTTGTCCAAGCATGACATCAACAGCTTTGAAGCCTTAGTGAACCAGGCTCAGTCGGACTTCGAACCTAAAATGGATGCAAACGGCAAAACATGCGACATAACCAACAGCAATTTTAACTGCGAGCCTCCGTTGAATATTGAGTGCAGTAGCGACCCCACCGCTGACGAAATTCGAGGAGTGATTATGACTACGGCCATCGTCGAATTCGTCAATTTTATGAGCACGTTGTATCAGTCAGTGTCCACCGTCAGCGGCAGCATTGGCAGTGAGCTTGACGCAATCACCTCAAACTTCTGGGTTCCTGCTGCAACCGAGACCTGGACTGAGATCATGAGTGTTCTCTCCTCTGTTATCGGGCTCATGATCGCGGGTTTTGTTATCCTCGACGCAGTAACCGATGCGGCCTTCACACCTTTCCTCGTCGCGGGATCAATCGTGGCATCAAATGCGTTTGGGCTTGCCGGCAATGCAGGCAACCTGGCGAACCCTTCAGACACAGACACAGAGTTCGAACAGAACTCGAAATACGAGACCGGCGCCCAAAACATGCTTTCCCAAGTCATGAACGGCTTCGATGTTCTGATCAAAACCAACGAAACCGGCCAAACCGGCATCAGCAAAGTtatcggcggcggcgcctgGGTCGGCAGCGGAGTTAAAAGCTTTTTCAATACGGATGGCATCGGAGCGAATATCACTGGGTGGTATGAGGAACTTATGATCGCTCAGTTCATCACCAAAGCCCTTACGGACAACGACGCTTACATTTTGTTCTTACCCTATGGCGACAATGTTCCGTACAATGGTAAGGCATGGGGATTCAACCAGACGATGTGCGAAGATCACTGGACCAATGACCCCAGCTGGAACTATTACGCTGCTTGTGACATCACATTCGGGCCAAGTGGTCCTCCCGGCATGTCTGTCTTCACGCGACCCAGCAGTGAGGGTTCATCCTCGGACTCCTGGGTGAAACCACTCAGCTACAAAGGCAAAAACATCACTGGATGGGACATCATGGCGTCCTCGATCTGgggtcagcagcagcatgggTTCAACTTCACATACCTGAGTGATAACTTCACCAGCATCGTATCCCAAGGGGGGCTTTCAGCCGTGAGCAGTATTTTCAGCAATGTGGCAATTGACCAGCCCGGTCTTTATAATGTGCCTGTCTGCCTTGTCAAGGACTTGGTTTACATGCCCGGCGTTGATCAAGTGATGAGTGATACCGATAATAACGAAGGCGTTGATGGGTACTATCATGCTGATGACCCTTGTACATGCGCAACCTATGGTTATACATCGCCGGATGGGAATACGGGCAACTTCACAGACTTTGTCTCTTCAAAGGTCCAGGACAGCATCAGCGGCGATTGCAGTGTCTCGGGGGATATGCGGTCACCCGATGATGTCTCATATGGTTATGGTTATTAG
- a CDS encoding uncharacterized protein (ID:PFLUO_002513-T1.cds;~source:funannotate) translates to MSSDDVPPPAPQHKPSSSSFADVFKTLGVVRPKSHSPVSLQESSSDSLSHTTDGHRGSNRLVLGLESMHRGSVVSSSSDPPGGPDFDTSLRNLSQKQNVTQAVEEADLLSRSLQWFTADQSVVLWEAAEYLLHHDSSPEAQKSGARLLEAIAARQDLSPAARRLIFESIACPSEADVVASQVQALISLSDHGRKLDFTSSSILHIISSWIVPLYTSIAAGRSKAKKGKKPDGLSQDEAVFGDLFQFAVDLITLQRKPPTPEEIESLMTEAFTICKRTSVASDIKNSLAVFDAVIMYADVPDASFDTLLEVLCSIHASVKSLSGPTSRAVRSLAKSRRQAEMVNMLHTFLAESSAPEQVRNLNVLRGTLYVFSDLIRAYGQDGIPQLPFDQLIESLQVVAQKDDARMDTDILDLCLNILEGDYVRVALERNWAAFIGLLVLCSRRVVDEREETPVAASPPQPQFHKGSVHDDTKSSILANLIRIASVLEFLWERMGKEQKQLAVQFLTKAYQHVEPTQAELIISSMREDKLCYPSEDSTWVRHCQDLISRFVSSRKQASDVRILALDTLKEALSGNEKLLFTQEHGLFERLLGDFSAEDDFLFLESLVSFLADSAVQSSDDEIFKTLVTTLSAPMKRDVRKLEPREVVSPSYASPPRRTSASVLELTLANVCAVGLVKMMLRALNHSAIKTVLVFEALLHIAQSPDRPADSRLTVLKLLFRLRCDSAGSVIVISTSENDFLINALGRSIGMDTNPQASIDSPLKEHLPHDAVPATPSTKLPIRETPVPAMSKPALGRSGSLSGRASRPTPPVWTYALPQVLPEQPPEGPSPFVYVYTQADDASQPPEPVSAQMGVLKINMWLEIIISMLQRETDWDVYSYVLTHVGPQLGNRDFFNNAIPQIKLLRSILCDQVKNETFHEPPAHTGIKKSDVAACIFDSLCMLISYHEHFAKSEEDDLVRAFMLGIIGSWGATSRGCIQALSLSCHEIPLSVTKSLTSILDRMAKVITMSNVAVHILEFLALLARLPDVYVNLREEEIRTVFGICIRFLQTSREHRYKVSDSPTGRTPQSRLSGGVKEMASQQAEPAETAPQDGMSKYINNLTYHVMVFWFLSLKLQDRPKHVNWLTSRLIFHDDQGQEVVEEQCQVIIDLMQRVAFSDLGETIPFETFPPSPSDGPVSKKSWVVGMSIVTMETAGVTGLTQITKRQASGTTYAVYQQRTAPVLPHQVPPTPDAHLHSDAMRTAILPSHVLLQLTATAFPTPTVVQPIQVPEDDITRRAIGNFDRTDIVDGHRIGVVYVDNGQTKETEILANTGGSTDYEHFLSGLGAKVSLRDAQFNTQGLYADTDGEATYAWRDRVTEIVYHVATMMPTDIDHDPNCINKKRNIGNNHVTIVFNRSNLPFNFDTIPSEFNSINIIITPACRIAYTESGGTKGETDPEKLYYSVQVMSKPGFPSVSPAATPKVISGKNLAAFVRILALNASVFSLVWNIKGGEHTSSWRTRLREIKKVRERALATQAQGADAAEGAYPGQRRNTKPSIFSEEVPTTRTAPARPDLAADWNAAADTNILQNLDFSRWSR, encoded by the coding sequence ATGTCTTCAGACGATGttcctccaccagcacctcAACACAaaccctcctcgtccagtTTCGCCGATGTCTTCAAGACGCTAGGTGTCGTCCGTCCGAAATCCCACTCCCCCGTCTCGCTCCAGGAAAGCAGCAGTGACTCCCTGTCGCACACAACTGATGGGCACCGAGGCAGCAACCGACTTGTGCTAGGGCTTGAATCAATGCATCGTGGCAGCGTCGTGTCGAGTTCCTCGGACCCTCCTGGTGGCCCGGATTTCGATACCTCGCTAAGGAACCTCTCGCAGAAACAGAATGTGACGCAGGCGGTTGAAGAGGCGGATCTTTTGTCAAGGTCTTTGCAGTGGTTTACGGCCGACCAGTCGGTGGTCCTGTGGGAAGCTGCCGAATATCTCCTGCATCATGATAGCTCTCCGGAGGCCCAGAAAAGTGGCGCGAGGTTGCTGGAGGCCATTGCGGCTCGCCAGGACCTGTCGCCCGCGGCTCGGCGCTTGATATTCGAGTCGATCGCTTGTCCTTCCGAAGCCGATGTCGTCGCTTCCCAGGTCCAGGCCTTAATCTCGCTATCAGATCACGGGAGGAAGCTCGATTTCACCAGTTCTTCCATCCTGCACATCATTTCATCGTGGATTGTCCCCCTCTACACCTCCATCGCGGCCGGGCGCTCCAAGGcgaagaaagggaagaagcCAGACGGTCTGAGCCAGGATGAGGCAGTTTTCGGAGATCTATTCCAGTTTGCAGTCGACCTAATCACCTTGCAACGCAAACCACCGACCCCGGAGGAGATTGAATCGTTGATGACCGAGGCGTTCACCATCTGCAAGAGAACCAGCGTCGCTAGCGACATCAAGAACTCGCTGGCTGTATTCGATGCCGTCATCATGTATGCCGATGTGCCCGACGCAAGCTTCGATACGTTGCTGGAGGTTCTGTGCAGCATCCATGCATCAGTAAAATCTCTGTCTGGTCCCACGTCTCGAGCGGTGCGCAGTCTTGCCAAGTCTCGACGACAGGCTGAGATGGTGAATATGCTCCACACTTTCCTGGCAGAGTCATCTGCTCCCGAACAGGTTCGGAATCTGAATGTCCTACGTGGCACTCTCTACGTCTTCTCGGACCTCATTCGTGCTTATGGCCAGGATGGCATTCCCCAACTCCCTTTTGACCAATTGATCGAATCGCTTCAGGTCGTTGCCCAGAAGGATGATGCTCGCATGGATACCGATATACTGGACTTGTGTTTGAATATCCTAGAGGGAGATTATGTGCGCGTTGCTCTAGAGCGGAACTGGGCAGCTTTCATCGGCCTTCTCGTTCTCTGTTCTCGAAGAGTGGTGGATGAAAGGGAAGAAACGCCCGTCGCAGCAAGCCCACCCCAGCCTCAGTTCCACAAAGGCTCAGTTCATGATGATACCAAGTCTAGCATTCTTGCAAACCTCATTCGGATCGCATCTGTTCTCGAATTTCTGTGGGAGCGGATGGGCAAAGAGCAGAAGCAACTTGCCGTGCAGTTTCTCACAAAGGCCTATCAGCATGTTGAACCGACTCAGGCCGAACTGATCATCAGTTCCATGCGAGAGGACAAGCTGTGTTACCCATCGGAGGATTCGACTTGGGTCCGCCACTGTCAAGACCTGATATCCCGGTTCGTCTCGTCGCGAAAACAGGCTTCGGATGTTCGTATCCTGGCTTTGGATACGCTCAAGGAAGCCCTGTCCGGCAACGAGAAATTGCTCTTCACTCAAGAGCACGGGCTTTTTGAGCGTTTGCTGGGAGACTTCTCCGCCGAGGACGACTTCTTGTTTCTGGAGTCGCTGGTCTCATTCCTTGCCGACTCAGCAGTTCAAtccagtgatgatgagattTTCAAAACACTTGTGACCACTTTGAGTGCGCCCATGAAGCGTGATGTACGCAAACTTGAACCGCGCGAAGTGGTATCTCCCAGTTACGCATCTCCGCCACGCCGCACATCTGCTAGTGTTCTGGAACTGACGCTGGCCAATGTGTGTGCCGTGGGCCTGGTAAAGATGATGCTACGCGCTTTGAACCACTCCGCAATAAAGACGGTCCTGGTTTTTGAGGCACTTTTGCACATTGCGCAGTCGCCAGATCGCCCTGCTGATTCCCGGCTAACGGTGCTGAAGCTCCTGTTTCGACTTCGATGCGATTCGGCTGGATCGGTCATTGTCATCTCGACATCGGAGAATGACTTCCTGATCAATGCGCTGGGTCGAAGTATTGGTATGGATACCAATCCGCAGGCTTCCATCGACAGCCCTCTCAAAGAACATCTTCCGCATGATGCCGTGCCAGCTACCCCGAGCACGAAGCTTCCCATCAGAGAAACTCCTGTTCCAGCCATGTCTAAACCTGCCCTGGGACGTAGCGGGAGCCTTTCTGGTCGTGCTTCAAGACCCACGCCTCCGGTCTGGACGTACGCCTTGCCGCAAGTACTTCCTGAACAGCCGCCCGAAGGACCCAGTCCCTTTGTGTATGTATACACCCAGGCAGACGATGCATCGCAACCACCTGAGCCAGTCTCCGCGCAGATGGGCGTATTGAAAATCAACATGTGGCTTGAGATTATTATCTCGATGCTGCAACGGGAGACCGACTGGGATGTCTACAGCTACGTTCTCACTCATGTGGGACCCCAGCTTGGCAACAGGGACTTTTTCAACAATGCCATCCCACAGATCAAATTGCTTCGCAGTATTCTGTGCGACCAGGTGAAGAACGAGACTTTCCACGAACCGCCGGCGCATACAGGTATCAAGAAGAGTGACGTGGCGGCCTGCATTTTCGACTCGCTTTGCATGCTGATCAGTTATCATGAGCACTTTGCAAAgagcgaagaggatgatCTCGTCCGGGCCTTCATGCTGGGCATCATCGGGTCATGGGGTGCCACGTCTCGTGGATGTATCCAGGCCCTTTCGCTCTCCTGCCACGAGATCCCTCTTTCGGTTACGAAGTCTTTAACCAGCATTTTGGACAGGATGGCCAAGGTGATTACCATGTCCAATGTTGCCGTGCATATCCTGGAGTTCTTGGCGCTGCTCGCCCGACTTCCCGATGTTTATGTCAATTTGCGTGAGGAGGAAATCCGCACCGTGTTTGGCATCTGCATTCGATTCTTGCAGACCTCCCGAGAACACCGGTACAAAGTATCCGACTCTCCCACTGGCCGAACGCCTCAATCGAGATTGAGTGGCGGTGTCAAAGAAATGGCCTCGCAGCAAGCCGAGCCGGCCGAAACTGCTCCCCAGGATGGCATGTCGAAGTACATCAACAATCTGACCTACCATGTCATGGTCTTCTGGTTCCTGTCGCTGAAGCTCCAAGATCGGCCCAAGCACGTCAACTGGCTCACCAGCAGACTTATTTTCCACGACGACCAAGGGCAagaggtggtcgaggagcagtGCCAAGTGATCATCGACCTGATGCAACGTGTGGCATTCTCCGATCTGGGAGAAACCATTCCCTTTGAGACTTtccctccatctccctcaGATGGACCCGTCTCGAAAAAGTCATGGGTCGTGGGAATGAGTATCGTCACGATGGAGACTGCTGGTGTGACGGGCTTGACCCAGATCACCAAGCGCCAGGCCTCGGGCACAACGTATGCCGTCTACCAGCAGCGAACGGCACCAGTCCTGCCTCACCAAGTGCCTCCGACCCCAGATGCACATTTGCACTCAGATGCCATGCGCACGGCCATTCTTCCCAGTCACGTCCTGCTTCAGTTGACCGCTACGGCCTTCCCTACGCCGACAGTGGTGCAGCCTATCCAAGTGCCTGAGGATGACATAACTCGACGTGCGATTGGTAACTTCGACCGAACCGACATCGTGGACGGACACCGCATTGGAGTTGTCTACGTTGATAACGGACAGACCAAGGAGACGGAAATTCTAGCCAATACCGGCGGCAGCACAGACTATGAACACTTTTTGTCAGGTCTGGGAGCGAAGGTCTCCCTTCGAGATGCGCAGTTCAATACCCAAGGCCTTTACGCCGACACCGATGGAGAAGCCACATACGCGTGGCGAGACCGAGTGACGGAGATTGTGTACCATGTCgcgacgatgatgccgacgGACATCGATCACGACCCGAACTGCATCAACAAGAAACGAAACATCGGAAACAACCACGTCACCATCGTCTTCAACCGATCCAATCTACCCTTCAACTTCGACACGATCCCATCCGAATTCAActccatcaacatcatcatcaccccAGCCTGCCGCATTGCGTACACCGAGTCCGGGGGAACAAAGGGCGAAACCGACCCAGAAAAGCTCTATTACAGCGTCCAAGTCATGAGCAAGCCCGGCTTCCCCAGTGTGTCACCCGCCGCAACGCCCAAGGTCATCTCCGGCAAGAACCTAGCCGCGTTCGTGCGCATCCTCGCCCTGAACGCATCTGTCTTCTCGCTCGTCTGGAATATCAAGGGCGGCGAGCATACCTCGTCCTGGCGCACTCGTCTCCGGGAGATTAAGAAAGTCCGCGAGCGAGCTCTGGCAACGCAAGCGCAGGGCGCTGATGCCGCCGAGGGTGCTTATCCCGGCCAGCGCCGGAATACAAAGCCTAGTATCTTCTCGGAAGAGGTGCCGACTACTCGCACTGCTCCCGCGCGCCCGGATCTGGCTGCGGACTGGAATGCAGCAGCCGATACCAATATCCTGCAGAATCTGGATTTCTCTCGCTGGAGTCGTTAA
- a CDS encoding uncharacterized protein (ID:PFLUO_002514-T1.cds;~source:funannotate) — MRFQSPLLILGLSVPLALCQGGTVTIQLQGDHCIFQGVTPDCEGKTWPFAIANGNDCSDVNNSSQALCFKPDGSYGQVINMYSNNLTHISFAGGWCWLPSLEEGASCTVPAPSSSSMSVHSSTPMHSSTPVPASTLVARQQRED, encoded by the exons ATGCGTTTTCAAAGCCCGCTTCTTATCCTGGGCCTCTCGGTTCCCCTAGCACTCTGCCAGGGCGGCACTGTCACCATCCAGCTCCAAGGCGACCACTGTATCTTCCAAGGAGTAACACCGGACTGCGAGGGTAAAACCTGGCCATTCGCTATAGCTAACGGCAACGACTGTTCCG ATGTGAACAATAGCTCGCAGGCCCTTTGCTTCAAACCAGATGGCTCGTACGGCCAAGTGATCAACATGTACAGCAACAACTTGACGCATATCAGTTTCGCTGGCGGGTGGTGCTGGCTTCCGAGCCTGGAGGAGGGCGCTTCGTGCACTGTTCCTGCgccgtcatcttccagcATGTCAGTGCATTCCAGTACGCCAATGCATTCTAGTACGCCAGTACCTGCCAGCACGCTGGTCGCACGCCAGCAAAGGGAGGATTGA
- a CDS encoding uncharacterized protein (ID:PFLUO_002511-T1.cds;~source:funannotate) has translation MLPNETPHDLHVEAAQLEARLQDIRARLAADFYPDTKTAWSAPQDPDTYNHRNNKFQSDSVRSSSLHALLLLSDSALPLGSFAYSSGLESYLAHNKTRRTHTVSSFHRFLRLSIASICSTSLPYVLAGYRQPSNLETLDNDLDASTPCIVAQRASVAQGRALLGVWERAFRGGFAGSEQLHDNHNKDADAGAAVAAIDDFSEALKSSGFDDEDDLGPKGHFAPLWGVVCRAVGLDLQQAAYVFVLNHAKAVLSAAVRASVMGPYQAQSVLASQSLQDTIMKRIRREWHTEVEQAGQVVPALDLWVGRHELLYSRIFNS, from the exons ATGCTGCCCAACGAAACACCCCATGACCTGCACGTAGAggccgcccagctcgaggCCCGTCTCCAGGACATCCGGGCCCGTCTGGCCGCCGACTTCTACCCCGATACCAAGACTGCCTGGAGTGCGCCCCAGG ACCCAGACACATATAATCATCGCAATAATAAATTCCAATCGGACTCCGtccgctcctcctcgctccACGCTCTCCTACTTCTCTCCGACTCCGCCCTCCCACTGGGCTCCTTCGCCTACTCCAGCGGGCTGGAGTCCTACCTAGCACACAACAAAACCCGACGCACACACAccgtttcctccttccaccgcTTCCTCCGCCTCTCTATCGCCTCCATCTGCAGCACCTCTCTCCCCTACGTGCTGGCGGGCTACCGCCAACCCTCGAACCTTGAAACCCTCGATAACGACCTCGACGCGTCGACGCCCTGCATCGTTGCGCAGCGCGCGAGCGTCGCGCAGGGCCGTGCCTTGCTTGGTGTGTGGGAGCGTGCGTTCCGGGGAGGCTTCGCTGGTTCGGAGCAACTCCATGATAATCATAATAAGGACGCCGATGCCGGCGCCGCGGTGGCTGCTATCGACGACTTCTCGGAGGCATTGAAGTCTTCTGGATTtgacgatgaggacgatCTCGGTCCCAAGGGGCACTTTGCGCCCCTCTGGGGGGTGGTCTGTCGGGCCGTGGGTCTGGATTTGCAGCAGGCGGCCTATGTCTTCGTGTTGAACCATGCCAAAGCCGTTCTCAGCGCGGCTGTGCGCGCCTCGGTCATGGGGCCGTATCAGGCGCAGAGTGTGCTAGCAAGCCAGAGTCTGCAGGATACCATTATGAAGCGGATTCGGCGCGAGTGGCATACGGAGGTGGAACAGGCTGGACAGGTTGTCCCCGCGCTGGATCTGTGGGTGGGACGCCACGAGTTATTGTATAGTAGAATCTTCAATTCATAA